The sequence AATGCCCTGCTGGATTATTTGTTGGTGAATGCCTTTGCCACACCAGGTTTAGTTTTTGCCACGATTGGCGTCAATATTATTTCGATGAGTTGGCTGTTGTGGGTGTTAAATCGGCGGCTACATGGCTTACCGTTAGGGGAATGGGGGATAGCGCTGGTGGGGTTGGCGGGGAGTAGTGTTGTGGCGGGATTGGGCAGTTGGGGAGTGAGTTGGGGCTGGCAACAGGTTTTGGGGAGTGAGAATTTACTGCTACAAGTCTTACAACTGAGTTTGGCGATGTCGGTGGCGTTGGGGATTTTTGCGGTTTTGGTTGCTCGGTTGAAGTTACCGGAAGTGGATATTTTGGTGAGTCGTTTGCGTCAAAAGTTGGGGAAATGAACAGCCCAGGTTTTATTATTGGAGGATGTAGGCACGGTGAATCAGCTTGAACATTATTAAGTAGGTTGGTGGAAATAAACTCAACCATGTTAAGTTATATAAATAACCCTGAAACCCTTACAAATGACGTAGCTTGCTTCTCGCGAAGCGAGTTCTCCACCGTTAACTTTAATTGTCCCCACCTACTTATATTTAGTGTTTGTCAACAGTCTTTTAAGCTGAACCGTTGCCATGTCTGAACGGCGGATTGCGATTTCCATTCAAAATATCCTACTCATTACTGCTACCGTTTTGCTGCTACTGCTGCTGTGGCAACTCAGTAGTCTGTTGGTGATCCTGATGATTTCGGTAGTTCTTGCCGCCACCTTAGCCCCGATCATCAATAGCGCCCAACAGTTGGGAATTCCTCGCTGGTTAGCTGTTCTCTTGGTCTATTTAGGCTTACTGACCATTTTAGTTGGAGTCGGGGTGTTAATTGGACCAACCGTGGCACAGCAAATCCAGCGCCTGTTTCGCCGACTCCCTGACTATCTAGAAGTGTTAGAATCCTTAATCGACCGTTTGGCAGTGCGCCTGGGTATTAGCGAACCCATCATTAGTCAAATTTTTGATACCCAAACCCTCACCAATTGGGCAATTCGTTCCAGTCAACAACTCGTTGTCCGATCGTATGGGGTAACGCGGGGGTTTCTGGGTGGTATTCTCAGTGTGATTCTGGCGTTATTTCTATCGGGCTATATGCTATCCGGTGCGAAACGCTTAATTAAAGGGATTGTGAGTTTATTCCCCAAACCCTGGGATGATCGCTTGGCGGCGCAGGTTAAACCAGTGAGTCGGCGCATGGGTAATTATATCCAGGGACGAGTGTTAGTTTCCGGGATTTTAGGAGTTGCCATTACCATTGGTTTAAAAGTTTTGGGGATTACTGAATTTGCTTTAGGTTTAGGTGTGATTGCCGGGGGAACCAATCTGATTCCTTTTTTTGGTCCCGTTTTGGGGGCGATTCCGGCGTTGATTGTGGCAATTGCCCAAGGAGGGTGGACGTTTTTATGGGTATTTCTCCTGTTTGTGATTATTCAAAATGTGGAAACTTATGTGCTTGATCCCCTTTTAGTTGGTTCTTCGGTGAGAGTTCATCCCTTGTATCAATTGTTGGCGGTGGTTGGTGGCGCACAGGTGTTGGGAATTATTGGGGCGTTAATTGTTCCCCCTTGGATAGCCGGGGCGTCTGTTTTGTTAGAGAATCTCTACCTGCAACCCAAACGACAGGCGGAACAGCAAGCCGCAGCACTATCACCACCATCTAGGGAAGAAACTCAAAGCACTCTATCGATGAAAGGTTAATATTAATATGAAGTTCGTTTCTTTTGTCCGGGTGCGGATTGTCCGGACGCTAGTTGTGGCATTTATGGTTGGTTGTTTACTTGCCGTTTTGCCCAGTTTAGCTCAAAATAATTTCAATCAAACTAATTCCATTCAAACTAATTCTACAGCACCGATTATGCTGGATGGGCGCAAGGTTTTTGAAGTGACTCCATCTGAACAATACAGCGCCCAAGAACGAGCTGAGTATGTGAATCAAGTTCTCCAAGAACTGGTGGAAACGGCGGAAAGTCCTATAAGTGTTGAACTCACTTCTAAAGATAAAATACCCGTAATTGAGATTGATGGGCAGCATTTGGTTTCCGTAACATCAGATGATACACCAGAAGGAAGAAGTCCTAAAGAACAGGCAGAATTTTGGCGAAAAAAACTGCAAACGGTTATTCAAAAGGCACAATATGAGCGCACACCAATCTATTTGATTCAAGCTACCCTGCTCTCAATGGGTTGCATATTACTGGCGATCGCATTGAGTTGGCTACTCGGTAAGCTTTGGTCTGATTGGCTGAAACCTCAGTTGGATAAAGAGGCGGCGGAGTCAGCCCCCCTAGAGGGAACGAAACAGGCGAACAGCCCCAAGTTCGCCGGACAAGTTCTCCTGACACTCATCCGATGTGCTATCTGGGTGTATGCACTGATTTATATCACTACCCAGTTTCGCCAAACCAGAGAATTAAGTCACATCCTTACTGATACTTTAATTGCTAGTTTAACCTCAGACATTATTCCCTTAGGAGATAACTCCTATTCGGTGTTGAAGTTATTAATCCTGATCAGCTTATTTGTCGGGCTGATTATTCTGGCAAAAGTGATTAAACAAGGCTTGCGATCGCGGATTTTACGGTTCACGGGTTTGAGTCGTGCAGCACAGGAAACCATTGCGATTATTTTCAATTATGCCTTTATTTTTATCAGCAGCCTTGTCTTATTACAGTTATGGGGTTTAGATATTAGTTCCCTCACCGTATTTGCGGGTGTGTTGGGGGTGGGTATTGGCTTAGGATTGCAGGGAATTGCGAAAGAGTTTATTAGCGGCTTGGTTTTAATCTTTGAACGTCCTATTCAAGTTGGCGATTTCGTCGATGTGGGCGGATTGATGGGAACGGTGGAATATATTAGTGTTCGCAGTACAGAAATTAAAACCTTAGATGACATTTCAATTATTATTCCTAATTCCAGATTTTTGGAATCGGAGGTGATTAACTGGTCGCATCACAGTGCAGTATCCCGATTAAAGATACCTGTTGGTGTGGCGTATGGCTCAAACCTAAAGACGGTTAGATGTGCTTTGATTGATGCGGCAAAAGAACATAGTGATGTTCTACCTCAACCGATACCCAGAGTTTTTTTTAAGGGATTTGGTGATAGTTCTCTCGATTTTGATTTGTTGGTTTGGATTAGTGAACCTCGCAAGCAGTTCCAAATTAAGAGTGACCTTTATTTTCGGATTGAAGTAATTCTCCGCCATCGAGATGTGGAAATTCCCTTCCCCCAACGGGATCTTCATGTTCGTTCGGGGAATTTACCAGTCGATATTTCTCCGCAATTAGTCGAATCATTAGCGCAACTATCCCAGAGTTTGGCAAAGTGGCTAGATCAACAACCAACAGCTAATCCGCCGCGAGATGGTAATGGTAAAGGAAAAAATTAACGTCATTTGTTGGTTTTTGATGAGGGAATTTTACAGGACAAGGTAGCTTACTGCTTCTAAAAAAAATCTGGATACAGTTTGATTACAGCTACCTATCCCAGTAAGCTTTAGCTTACTTGAGCTTTCAGCCGGAAATTTATTTCCCGGCTAGACTAAACGTGCATTGACGCAATAAGCGGCATTCATCTGATGTCCTAATGATCCTGGCGACTGCTATAAAATAAAAAAGAACAGATAAAACTCAATTTAATCATCCGTGGCAACCGACTCCTCGAATCACACACCCAAGCAAGTTCTAGTTTGTCAACATCGTTCCTGTCAAGCCGAAGGTTCAGCCGATGTCTTGGCGGCGTTTGAGGAAGTGGCTAAGGATACAGACTTTAAGATAAAAGGCACCGATTGCCAAGGACAATGTAGTTGTGGTCCGACGGTGCGAGTTGTACCGGAAGAAACTTGGTATTATCGGGTTCAACCCAGTGATGTCCGCCGGATTGTGGAACAACACCTGAAAGAAGGGAAACCCGTTGACGAAAAACTGAATCCGAGGATTCATCTGCGGTTTGGCTTTTGAGATTATTCGCGCAACACATAACCAACCCCCCGCACCGTTTGCACTAAGGGCTTGGAGACCAAGCCCCTACGGGTTTGCTGGGTTAATTTGATGATTCGCGCAACACATAACCAACCCCCCGCACCGTTTGCACCAATCGCTTCTCGCCATTGGCTTCTAGTTTCAGGCGCAAATAGCGCACATAAACCTCAATAATATTAGAATCCCCCATAAAATCATACCCCCAGACTCGTTCCAGGATTTGGTCACGGGTGAGAACCTGGCGAGGATGGGAGATTAGATAATCGAGTAAATCAAATTCCTTAGCCGTGAGTTCAATTAGGCGATCGCCCCGATAGACTTCACGGGTGGAATGGTTTAAGCTTAAGTCAGCAAATTGTAAGGTATCCGGGTCTTCCTCCTGATTCCGTCGCAGATGCGCCCTGACTCTAGCTAACAACTCCTCCAAACTAAAGGGTTTCACCACATAGTCATCTGCACCCGCATCCAACCCCGCCACGCGATCGCTCACTTCATCCTTAGCCGTTAATAATATAATTGGCACCTTATCCCCTGTACTCCGCAGACGGCGACAAATCTCTAACCCCGATACTCCCGGTAACATCCAGTCGAGAATCAGCAAATCCGGCTGCGATTCCCGCGCTGTTGCTAAACCCGCGAACCCATCCGGCGCTACGCTGACTTGATATCCTTCATATTGCAGTTCCAGTTCGATAAACTTGGCGAGTTTTGCCTCATCTTCCACAACTAAGATATGGTGCGTCATTGCTTGGAGATTCTGAAAATACAAGAATTTTAATTAATTTAAAGCTACCCCAATCCAAAATAACAGAATACTTGCCTAGAGGAGATTATAGTTATTTTGTGACTCCCTTTCAAGGAGTACATCTTCAAAGCTACTCCTGCAAAGACTTGTGATTCG comes from Coleofasciculus chthonoplastes PCC 7420 and encodes:
- a CDS encoding response regulator transcription factor translates to MTHHILVVEDEAKLAKFIELELQYEGYQVSVAPDGFAGLATARESQPDLLILDWMLPGVSGLEICRRLRSTGDKVPIILLTAKDEVSDRVAGLDAGADDYVVKPFSLEELLARVRAHLRRNQEEDPDTLQFADLSLNHSTREVYRGDRLIELTAKEFDLLDYLISHPRQVLTRDQILERVWGYDFMGDSNIIEVYVRYLRLKLEANGEKRLVQTVRGVGYVLRESSN
- a CDS encoding (2Fe-2S) ferredoxin domain-containing protein; this encodes MATDSSNHTPKQVLVCQHRSCQAEGSADVLAAFEEVAKDTDFKIKGTDCQGQCSCGPTVRVVPEETWYYRVQPSDVRRIVEQHLKEGKPVDEKLNPRIHLRFGF
- a CDS encoding mechanosensitive ion channel family protein, whose product is MKFVSFVRVRIVRTLVVAFMVGCLLAVLPSLAQNNFNQTNSIQTNSTAPIMLDGRKVFEVTPSEQYSAQERAEYVNQVLQELVETAESPISVELTSKDKIPVIEIDGQHLVSVTSDDTPEGRSPKEQAEFWRKKLQTVIQKAQYERTPIYLIQATLLSMGCILLAIALSWLLGKLWSDWLKPQLDKEAAESAPLEGTKQANSPKFAGQVLLTLIRCAIWVYALIYITTQFRQTRELSHILTDTLIASLTSDIIPLGDNSYSVLKLLILISLFVGLIILAKVIKQGLRSRILRFTGLSRAAQETIAIIFNYAFIFISSLVLLQLWGLDISSLTVFAGVLGVGIGLGLQGIAKEFISGLVLIFERPIQVGDFVDVGGLMGTVEYISVRSTEIKTLDDISIIIPNSRFLESEVINWSHHSAVSRLKIPVGVAYGSNLKTVRCALIDAAKEHSDVLPQPIPRVFFKGFGDSSLDFDLLVWISEPRKQFQIKSDLYFRIEVILRHRDVEIPFPQRDLHVRSGNLPVDISPQLVESLAQLSQSLAKWLDQQPTANPPRDGNGKGKN
- a CDS encoding AI-2E family transporter encodes the protein MSERRIAISIQNILLITATVLLLLLLWQLSSLLVILMISVVLAATLAPIINSAQQLGIPRWLAVLLVYLGLLTILVGVGVLIGPTVAQQIQRLFRRLPDYLEVLESLIDRLAVRLGISEPIISQIFDTQTLTNWAIRSSQQLVVRSYGVTRGFLGGILSVILALFLSGYMLSGAKRLIKGIVSLFPKPWDDRLAAQVKPVSRRMGNYIQGRVLVSGILGVAITIGLKVLGITEFALGLGVIAGGTNLIPFFGPVLGAIPALIVAIAQGGWTFLWVFLLFVIIQNVETYVLDPLLVGSSVRVHPLYQLLAVVGGAQVLGIIGALIVPPWIAGASVLLENLYLQPKRQAEQQAAALSPPSREETQSTLSMKG